ACCAGTAACCGCTTCTGACCAACCTCAACGATTTGAATCGAGCGATTGGGTGCTAGTTGTCGTGCGGCTAAGACTTGAATGGTTCCCTTCTGCTGAACATTCGAACGCTTCGCCAGAAATCTCACAAGTAAAACAATCAATAAAATAACGACAACGAGCCCAATAACCAGATTCGCGATGGCACTCGTTGCCGACGGCATACCACTTGGCGCCTTTGTTGCCGCACGAACGACAGGCGAACAAGCCACCGAAGCGCAGGGCGGCACTGCAGCAATTGCCAGCTGGACTTTGATTCCCCGCATTGTTTATCGCAACGCCTTTTGAACAGCTTCAACCACTCGATCCGCTTGAAACGGCTTGACAATGAAGTCCTTTGCGCCAGCTGTGATTGCGTCAATAACCATCGCCTGTTGGCCCATTGCCGAACAAACAATGACCCGGGCCTGCGGATCACTCGCGCGAATTTGCTTTAATGCCTGAATGCCGTCTACCTCAGGCATCGTAATGTCCATGGTCACAAGGTCAGGCTTTAACTCCGCGTATTTCTCGATGGCCTGTGCGCCATCCGCAGCTTCCCCAACAACTTCCATTCCATTCTTGGTCAAAATATCTTTAATCATCATCCGCATAAATGCTGCATCGTCTACAACTAAAATTTTAGCCATACTTCCACCTCACCGACGAATTTTCATTACTGAGAGAGCTTAGTTACTCTCTGCTCTTGACTGATAATGTCTGTCACGCGAACACCAAAATTCTCATCAATGACCACAACTTCTCCAACAGCGATGCGTTTGTTGTTGACAAAAATATCCACTGGTTCACCCGCCAACTTATCAAGCTCTAGGACAGAACCGGCTGACAAGTCAAGGATTTCCCGAATCACCCTTTTCGCTCTACCAAGTTCAACGGTCACGTTCAACGGAACATCGTATAACAGAGCGAGATTCCGCGGCGCTGCTCCGCTCCGGTTGTCTTGATCAAAATCCATAAACTCCGGTTGTTGCACTTGAACAGGATGTTGAGTTGGACGTGAGCTGTAGGTTGCAGCAACCTGTTCCGTCGTCGTTTTAGGAGCGCTGTGCGCTAACGGTAAAGGACTTTCTTGGGCTGACGTTGACTCAGGATGTCCGGACGTAGTCGGGTTCGCCCCACTTGGTACTTGAGCAGGCGCTGACTGAGCCTCACTCTGTTCGGAGTTGCCCATCACCATTTGAACCATGTCTTTTGCAAAGCGGAGCGGGATGAGCTGCATGATCTTGGAGTCGATCAAATCACCAACACGCAACTGAAATTCAACATTAACGATTTGGTCATCCATTTCGAAGCCGCTGTCAGAATCGGTTGCAAAATCAATGACATTGACGCGCGGCGGCGAGATATTCGTGGTCTTCCCAAGCATCTGACTCATGGACGTAGCCGCGCCACCCATCATCTGGTTCATAGCCTCTGCGACAGCACTTAAATGGAGCTCGTTCAAATCTCCTTCGATGTTGGTCCCGTCACCGCCAAGCATGAGATCCGCAATTGTCTTGGCGTCATTTAATTCGATGGCGAGCGCATTAGATCCTTGCAACCCCTCAGTAAATTCGACTGCGACAAGGACGTAAGGTTTTGGGAAATTCGACTTAATATCCTCAACTTGGATAACACTAACTTTCGGAGTGGTAATATCCACCCGATGTTGCAATAATGCGGAAAGCGATGTTGCGGCCGACCCAAAACTTATGTTCCCCATTTCCCCAAGGGCGTCGGCCTCTTCAGGGCTTAGCACATCACCCTCCGTACCGGTCGCGTTGTTTGCGTCGCCCTTTAAGAGTGCGTCAATTTCCGCTTGGGAGAGTTTCATTTCGTCACTCACCGTCGCGATCCCCCTCCCAATCACGCAGAATTTTTACTGCGTATGCTTTATTTCGCTTGCCAATACTTCCCCAGAACGCCGGTGCACCGTCCACGTAGACCACTGCTGGATCGTGAATGGTCTGTTGAAGCATGATGGTGTCCCCCACATCCAAGTTCAGTAGCTCATCCACCGTTAAATCGGTATTTCCCAACTGAACCTCTATGTCGACTGGGACCTTGAGGACATGGGACTTGACTGCATGTTCTTCCTCGCTGTCCGCGTGTTTTCGATGCCCAGCGTCCATGATGTGGCGATTGCTCAGCATCGGCATAATGGGTTCCACCGTTGTGTGTGGGATACACAGATTGATGAGTCCCGATGTTTCGCCAATTCGAACACTCATAGCAATGACAAGCACTGTCTCGTTCGGCGTTGTCAACTGCAGAAACTGCGGGTTGCTTTCCATGGAGACAAACTCAGGCTCCAACTGAGTCACACCCCGCCACGAGTCGGCCAATAGCTCAGTGACTGGAGTCACCAATTTCTTCATCAGAGTCATTTCAATGTCAGTCAGTTCCCGTTCACGATAGGGACTGGCGCTGTCACCGCCCATAAATCTATCCAACATCGCAAAGACAACTTGCGGATTCATTTCCAGTACGACACGGCCTTCTAGTGGTTCCATCTCCATGAGGTGCAGAACCGTAAGTGTCGGAATGGATCGGATAAACTCTTCATAGGGAACTTGATCTACAGATTCAACTTGAACTTGAATGACGGTACGCAGCTGAACGGTCAAGTGTGTTGTCAGCAGTCGCGAAAACTGCTCATGTATCCTGCGTAAAACCCGCAAGTGATCCTTCGAGAACCGCATCGCCCGTCGGAAATCGTAGGAACGGACCCGCGCTGCGCGTTCGTCAGGCCGAATGTCACTCGTATCGATTTCGCCACTGCTGATGGCCGACAACAGCGCATCAATCTCAGATTGTGAAAGTACTTCTGACACGGTGTTCGCCCCCTTTCCGACTTATTGAACGAGTACTTGTGAGAAGTAAACGTTTGTCACGCGACCCTTCTGCAACTTGCTGTTTACATTTGACGAAATTGCACTCTTTAAGGTAGTCAAGCCTTTATCGTCCTTCAATTGGTCCGGAGTAAATTGACGCATAGTCTCATTGACGGTGTCTTGAATCTCGTTTTGCATCTCCGTCAACTCGGACTTTGTAGACTTGCTGTCAGCTTGCAAAATAAGCGTAAATTGGATAAGTCCTTGGTTTTTCAGATTTGTCGTCATTTGCGGCAACGGTACTTGAAGTGCCACAGCTTGTGACGGTGTCAATGCTTGTGCCGACGCCTTTGCTGATGCCGAATGGTGTTTGGTCAGATACATGAACGCGCCAACGCCACCACCCACTATAACCACAATGGCAATGATGATAATTAACATCACTACAAGCGGCTTTTTCATTACTCATCCCCCTTACCCGGAGCGGCAGCGATAAGGCCGATGCCACGATAAAATTGAATGAGCATAGCCTCGATCTCGTCCGGTGTCTCTCTTACGATGTACTTGTGACCATTGGTCATGGTCACAACGCAGTCCGGTGTTGCTTCAACACTCTCGATAAGCAAGGGGTTGAGCCAATGTTCCGAGCCATTCAGTCGCGTCAACCGAACCATTCTTCCGCTCCTCTTTGGGCGCGGGCTACCATGAAGCCCACGCCCCGTCATTCAGTGTTACGAGTTCTTCATGTTGACTAGCGCCTGAAGCACCTGGTTGTCCGTTCCGATCATGTGCGTGTTGGCAACATAGCCGTTCTGGGCCGTGATCATTTCAGCAAATTCATTCGACAAGTCAACGTTGGACATTTCCAATTCGCCGGACGTAACGGTGCCAAGATTTTTTGTCGTGTCCCCCGGTTGACCACAGGTAGGCTGACCTGAGGCTGCCGTGGCCGTGAATAGATTATCACCCGCTTTTTGCAACCCAGCTGTATTTGGAAAGTTGGCCAGTGAAATATAACCGACCGTGTAACGGTTTCCGTCTGACGCAGCAACACTAACGCTTCCATCCGAGCCAATTTGCACATCGGGTGCAGACGCAATAGCGGTACCTGCTGCTCCATGCGGGCCACTCAGTGTAAAGAGATCATCAACGTTCATTTTTTGTAGGTTGGCTGTCCCGGTCGGCGTATACGCTGTCGTATTAATTGTTCCATTACTATTGGCAGGGAAGCCCATCGCCACAAAACCATTTGGGAGAACTAAATTACCACTATTGTCGACAGTAAAGTTTCCCGCACGAGTAAACATGGTTGAATATGTTCCCGTGGTAGCCCCTGCAGTGTCTTTAGCATCTGGACTTACCACAAACATCCCCGAACCATTCACCGCCAGGTCGGTCGGATTGGATGTCGTCTGGTCTGGCCCTTGAGACATGTCCAGCTCAATGTCGGAAGCCTTCACACCAAGCCCGACTTGCATCGGATTTGTCCCGCCAAGCCCCGTACCAGACGGTGCATTACCACCTGATGTTGTCTGACTCAAAATGTCACTAAAGTCAGTGCGACTCGACTTAAACCCGACCGTATTCACGTTCGCAATATTGTTACCAACCGTGTCAAGGTCGGTCTGAAACGCCTGCATGCCAGAAATGGCAGAGCTCATAGAACGTAACATCTTTGTTTTTCCTCCCCATGTTGCGTCGTCCTACCGGATCTGTCGGTCACCGGTAGGCAAGCTTCCACACATGTGGTCCGGCTTGATTAGACAAATACGACGCTATCAATCTGTGTAATGACCGTGTCTGTACGGTGATCCATCGCCGTGACAACCGTCCTTGACGGCAGATTCACGACTAGTCCAGTTTGCCCAAGTACCATATATGCGTTCTTTGCACCTTTTGCTTCGGCCTGCGTAGCTACCTTATCCATCGCCAGCAAATCTCGATTGGATAGCGTAATCCCTCGTTGCTGCAAACGTTGTTGTGCGTGTTGACTGATGTTCCACTGAGACGCCTGTCTATCCGCCGCAGCGTTCAATGTCGTTTGGAACGTACTTGGAAACGGACTCGACTTGGCACTTGTTACTTTTGTCTGCGTATCAAATGGTCGCCAATTCGATATGGTGTTGCGAATGTCACTCATGACATTTGCACCACCTGGGTGGTTGGATACGCTGTTCCGTTCACGACAACCTGCGACTGACCTTGGCTAAACTTAACACTATCCACTGTACCCTGAATGGGTGTACCACTGCCGTCATCAATTGTCACACTCTTACCAATCATTTGAGGTGCCATGAGCGTCTGCAAAGAGTTAATTGCCGACAGCACTTGTGTTTCCGTCTGCGCCACGTTGGTCATCTGTTCAACCGAAGTGAACTGCGCCAACTGCGCCAGCATTTGTGAATTGTCTTGTGGTTGCAGTGGGTCTTGATTCTGCATCTGCGCAACGAGCAATTTCAAAAAGTCATCTTGTCCAAGTTGCTGACTCTGGTTCAAAACGGGTGACGACGATGAACTCGTTGTTGACGCGGTCGACGAAACTGGGGTCGTCATGTTCCTTTTCCTCCTTTCGAGTTAAATGGATAAGCTAATATCGCCCGTATGACTCGTCGAGCCCAGGGATCTCACAGTCCCATCGATTCCCGAGCTAGGTTGAGCTGAATCAATGGCTGACGTTCGACGTTGTTGTGGTGGCTTTTGTTGTCTTCCGTCACCCTGGTTTGGCTGGTTATCTTGTCCAAACGATAACTGCATGCTTGAAACGTTGATTCCAGCTTCCTCCATCGTTTGCTGCAAATTCGGTAATTGCTGATTTAACCAAGCGAGTGTAGTAGCTTGGTTTGCAACGACCTGGATTTGCAATCCGTCTGCTCCTTTGGTGACCGTTACGTCCAACTGCCCCATACCTTGTGGCATCACCTGTACGTGAAGTTGGGACTGTCCAGCGTCGGCCTTCACGGAAATCAGACGGCCGAATTGAGATAGTGCATTCGGGTCTCGTGTATCCACTTCATAGCTAGCACCGGTCGATTCTGCACCTGTCGCACCGGAGGAGAGAGTAACCGCACCCATCGTAGCGATTACGTTGGTCGAACTGCCTGTGCTCGTTTCAGCCGTGTGCGCGCTGACTGGATCCTTCGTGTCAATCTGATGCTTGTCTAATTTACCGCCGCCAGAGTGATTACTTGTCGATCCGCTTGAAGTTTCTTTCGAAACGGCCGACAGGAAATCTGACGTCGGGCGGCTATTTGCCACAGATCCGTTCAAGACAGGTTTATTACTTAATGATGGCGTTTGAACTGCCGCTGACTTACCACCCGCAACCGAGTCTCCGGGTTCATCTTCACTCTGGCCGGCAACCATCTCCGTCGAAACACCTAACTCCTCCGGAGAAGTTGTTCCCGAATTCAGGCCGCTTTTCGCACCTTTACCGGAGATTACAAGACCCAGAAGAGAAGTATCTGCACCACCATGAACATCGACCTGTGCCTTTGCCACTACACCTGCACTGGCGGCTTTCGAAGCAACCGACGACGAATCGGATGCGCCAGAGGCCAACGTTGAGCCCCGCTGCCTTGTCCCCATTAGTATAGCCGTGCCCAACCTGGCCTTGGAGCTACTCACGCCATCGATTATTTGCGACGATGACTTGCTCGACGCCTTTTGAGTGGTCATCGTTTGACCCAACTGGACCGATCCCCCAAGCATGGCCGCCAACAGACCGTCAAACGACGCAGCTCCGCCTGCAGATGGATCCATCGTCGACAGCAGCGGATTGCCTCCCTTATGAGCCACAGGAAGTCCTTCAGCACTTGACGTTACCTTCATATCTATATCACCTCCTTTCAACGACGGTTAAGTACAAACAACAAAGCTACTGTCCCGTCCCGTTTGTCGTGGAATTCGTTGATGATTGGCTGGCCGTCACCTGATCAGTCGCAGCCTTTTGAAGCACGGCCGTTGCAAAATCCGCAGGAACGGCTTGCAGGATGGGGCCGGATACGTCTGGACCCATTGCCGCCACAACCCATCCTGCGCCGTCCGACCCAAGTTTCTGTAGGACGGTGGCAGCGGCTTGAGGGTCCATTTGAGCAAGCACCTTTGCTTCCTTTTCACCAGCTTGGAAATGGTCTCCTTGAACTTGGAGTTCCTTTTGCAAGGTCTGTATCTGTGTTTCAAGTGCTGTAATTTGACCCTGTTGCGCTTGATTCTTTCCAGCTAGCGTCGCATTTTGCGACTTCAGAGAGTTGATTTGCTGCTGGGCATCTTGATATTTTGTGTTTGCCTCGTCGAGTGGAGAAGGACCAGGCTTTGTATGGGATACACCAACAACCTGCATGGTTGTCTTCCACACTGGAACTCCGATAAATTGCAAAGCTGCGCCAACAACAACCACCGCGACAAGGATGGGCACGATCCCGACAAATACGATCCATACAATCCGTTGGGCGCCACTTTTCCCCTCAGATTTAGCGGACTGCTTAGGCTTTGCTGTTCCATTCACTTTGGTCGCCATCACAAATCCGCCTTTCGAAAGCGTTTGAGGGCCTCGTCATCCGCCTCGATCTGCTGAATTCGCAGTTCTTCTAAATGAGCTTTCGCCAATACATCATCAGCGATTTGAGACCACTTTTCCTGCTCGATGTACGCATCTTGTAATTTCACCTGTTGGACACTAACATGCTCTTTTAACGCTTCCCACTCACGTTCCAACTCGATTTTGCGCTGTTCGAGCGACTCGTGATACTTCTCATACGCATGCCACAGGTTGATAGCCTGTGCTCTTGCTTGCAGTAGACGGTTTTGTTGTTGAGCTTCGTGAACCTTTTTCCACTCCGATTGAATGAGGGTTTCTCGTTGCCGCAAACGGGCATACCGAGACTCTTCAATTTCCTGCAAGTCCTGTTTCAACTTGTGAAATCGAGTAGCAAAGCCCGCAAACTCACTCATTCACTCACCCCCGTTACGGCACTCAAGCTTTGAAGCGTTTCACCCATGTTCGTCAAGTCATCTGTTGCTTGCGTTAAAATTGCATTGACTTCCGGGATTTTTGCGATGGCCAAGTCAGTCTCAGCATCAGTGCCCTGCCGATATGCACCAATTCGCAATAGATCCTCAATGTCCCTATACTTACTCAGCCATGCGCGCGCGATTTGGGCTGCCTGATGATGCTGTTTGTCTACGACTGTCGAAAAAAGTCGAGAGACACTACTCAATACGTCAACCGCCGGGAAATGTCCTGCATTGGCTAGTCTCCTCGACAACACAATGTGACCGTCCAGAATACCGCGCACCGTGTCGGCTATGGGGTCGTTCATATCATCCCCGTCGACAAGAACCGTATAAAACGCGGTAATCGACCCTCGGACACCGGGCCCCGTCCGTTCGAGTAGTTTCGGCAGAAGCGCAAAGACTGATGGTGTGTATCCGCGCGCCGTCGGCGGTTCCCCTGCCGCTAGCCCTACCTCTCGTTGAGCCATTGCAAAGCGCGTAACAGAGTCCATCATAAAATTGACGTGGTAGCCGGCATCCGAAAAATACTCTGCAATTGCCGTAGCGACAAAAGCAGCCTTGGTCCGAATAAGAGCCGGTTGATCAGAAGTTGCGACGACGACAACACTTCGTCTTAAACCTTCATCACCTAAATCCCGTTCGATGAACTCGCGTACTTCCCTACCTCGTTCACCGACCAGTGCAATGACGTTCACGTCTGCTTCAGTGCCTCGCGCTATCATCGACAAGAGGGTGCTCTTCCCGACACCACTACCTGCAAAAATACCGACACGTTGTCCATCGCCCACCGTCAATAGCGAGTCGATGACACGTACACCCGTTTGAATGCGATGTTCGATCCGCTTGCGCTGCAACGGATCGATAGGCGCTTGTTCAATTTCGCGCGGCCTGGCATTTCGAATTGGTCCTAAACCATCCATCGGGCGGCCTAGGCCATCCAAAATGCGGCCTAACAACCCTGGTCCACACGGTACGCTCAGCCTGTTGTGAAGTGCCAGTACCTCAGAACCCGGTCCGATGTCACCCATTTCCCCAAGGGGTACGAGAATTAGCTTGCCTTCACGAAATCCCACGACCTCTGCCTGACACACTGCTCTTCCGCCTCTGATCGAACACAAATCACCCAGAACGGCTTGTGGGCCACTTGATTCAACGGTCAGCCCAACGACCTTTGTAACCTTGCCGTACAAGCGAATCAGCTTTTGGTCCGGGAGCGTATCGGTGAACTGTTTAAGAATCTGCTCCACTTGCAGCCTCTCCCTGGCGACTCATGAACTCCCTGAGTGCGTGTTGCAATTCGTCTAATCTTGTTTGTATTTTTGCGTCAACATACCCAGTATCACCACGAATTTCACAGTCCCCGCGGTCTAGCGAGGCATCAGGAACTATCGAAATCTCCCAATCACCGTACTTCATCATCTGCCACTTCGGATGTGCTTCCCTTGCACGTATGTAGTCATCTGGGTGAACCCGTACTTGAACGGTTGTGCTTTGAATGACATACGACAGTAAATCCTCGACGATGGACCCGATATCCGGAGGCGCAAGTTCCAGTTCGCGATGAATCAGTTTCTCCACAACGGCTATCGCCAGGGAATGCAGGACCGGAGAGAGCGCGACAAGTTGTTCCCGTCGACTCGCCTCAACTGACTCCGCGAGCTCGGTCAATTTTTCTTGTTCACTTGTCTTCCACTCATCGAACTCCATTTTTGCATCAGCCAGTCCCCGTTTCAGACCTTCCTCATATCCCTTTTGTTCAGCTGCACGGCGAATTTCCTCCACTTTTCCAGTGGCCTCGTTCACCATAGCGTCCGCACGAACTTGGGCACTGGCCAGCATTTCATCAGCTCGTTCCGTCGCCTCCTGTATCAACGCGTCCACGTCAACATCTTGCAGATCCAAGTCTGGATCCGCTCGCCCGCCGGAGGCCAGAAACCCGATTTCCTTTGGAACTCGAGCGAGGGGAATTCTCTGCACTCCTGCGTCAAGCCACTCCGAGTTAGACCTCTTCAACACTTTAGACAATGATGTCATCACCTCCACCACGGGAAATAACGATTTCGCCCAGTTCCTCGAGATGTCGGATTACACCTACAATGCGCTGTTGCGGATCTTCTACGTCGCGCAGACGCACAGGTCCCATATACTCCATGTCCTCCTGGAAAGACTCGGACATCCGGTTTGACATATTGCTAAAGATGACTTCCTTGACGTCATCCCGCGCGACTTTGAGTGCCAACTGTAAATCTCGTGGGTCGGCATCGCGAATGACGCGTTGAATCGCACGACTGTCGAGCAAGATAATGTCCTCGAAGACGAACATTCGCTTTTTGATTTCCTCTACCAATTCGGGATCCTTGACGGACAATTGCTCCAAAATGGTCTTCTCGGTTGATCTGTCGACTCCATTGAGAATGTCAACAACCGCTTCGATACCACCCGCCTGGGCGCTGTCGATCGATGTCATCGTGGACAACTTGGATTCGAGAATATCTTCTACTTCCGCGATCACGTCAGGCGATGTACCCTTCATCGTCGCGATCCTGCGAGCGACATCCGCCTGTAGATCAGGCTGAAGGGCCGATAGAATCATAGCTGCCTGTTCCGATTCCAGAAATGAAAGGACCAAAGCCACAGTTTGCGGATGCTCATCCTGGATGAATCCAAGAAGTTGGTTGGGATCGGCCTTACGAGCGAAATGAAAGGGCCGAACTTGCAATGCAGAGGTTAACCGAGAAAGAACATCTTCCGCCTCACGCGTGCCGAGGGCTTGTTCAAGAACATTACGCGCGTAATCAATACCACCCGTCTGGATATATTCACGAGCCATCGCAAGGCTACGGAATTCATCAAGAATGGCTTCACGTGATTCCAAATTGACCTTGCTAACATTAGCAATTTCAAACGTCAACTGTTCAACTTCCTCCTGTGACAGTCGCTGAAAAACACTTGCCGCGACGTCCTGCCCAAGGGCAATGAGCAAAACTGCTGCCTTTTGCCGACCGGATAACGTCTGTTGTCGTTGCACACTCATCACCTCCAAGCCCCACGTTTTCTTTCTCTAACACCCAATCATTCGCTCAGCCAAGTACGGAGCAAACTTGCGAACTCATCAGGGCGCTGCTCAGCTAGACCAACGAGCTGGTTACGAACGACTTCGTCTTCGGTAGGCGGTAGTTCCTGAAGTTCATTCTGGTACGCGTCTTGGACGCGAGCGACCACATCCATTGATTCAGTCTTTGCCCGACGACGACGCCACATCAGAACACCCACTATTAACAACAGCAGGACAAACGCCCCTAAACCATAGAGCAGGTAATTTGATTTAGAAGACTGCAATCCCGTTGTCGGCGCCTGGTTAAAGGGGACACTTGACACAGCGACATTATTCGCGCCTTGTGTTGGCGATTGTCCCACGACATTTGTGACGAACGATTTAATTTGATTGACTTCGGCTGCATTAATCGACTTATCGTTACTGTTTAATATGACGCCTACGCTGTAGCCCTGAATCTGCATGGGGTCGGATGTGGTCTGCTGATTCGTATAGCTGTAGTCATAGTTCGTCGTTGTCTGCGTTTGCGACGACGTCGAATTGCCACCAAAACCATTGCCCGCAGTGTACGTCGGGTTATTTGGATTTGTTCCGGCTTGACCCGCTGGACCACCTGCTCCGTTTGTTGAGTTACTTTGTGATTTGTTCGTTTGCTGACTCGTTACAAAACCGTTGGTTGAACCAGGTGCATTTTGTAACGTGTGCGAGTTGCTCGTCGTCTGATTAAACGTAACGTTTGCACGAACGACAACAACCGCGTTCCCAGGTCCGACAATTTGTTGCAGACCAGCATTCAGCTTTTGGGTCATGTCATTTTCGACTTTTTCTCGCATGCCGAGTTCGGTGCTGGCACCGCCTACAGCAGGATCCGAACTCGAAGTACCGGACAAGGTGTTGCCGTTCTGATCAACTACGGAGACGTTATCGACAGACAAGCCCTGAACGGAATGCGCCACAAGTTGTTGAATCCCCGCAACTTGGGCCGACGACAGTTGGACACCCGGCCCGAGTGTGACGAATACTGAAGCCTTTGCATCCGTTGTAGGCTGCGTGACAAACAGTTGCTGTTGTGGCATGACAATGTGCACCTGAGCAGACTCGATTCCATCGATGCTCGAAATCGTGGCGTTCATACTCTGCTGCAAAG
This is a stretch of genomic DNA from Alicyclobacillus dauci. It encodes these proteins:
- a CDS encoding flagellar biosynthetic protein FliO, producing the protein MRGIKVQLAIAAVPPCASVACSPVVRAATKAPSGMPSATSAIANLVIGLVVVILLIVLLVRFLAKRSNVQQKGTIQVLAARQLAPNRSIQIVEVGQKRLLVGVGEDVQLIADVTADYDVGSPETGERSPFGQALSSVLADLRRSHPEEE
- a CDS encoding response regulator codes for the protein MAKILVVDDAAFMRMMIKDILTKNGMEVVGEAADGAQAIEKYAELKPDLVTMDITMPEVDGIQALKQIRASDPQARVIVCSAMGQQAMVIDAITAGAKDFIVKPFQADRVVEAVQKALR
- the fliY gene encoding flagellar motor switch phosphatase FliY: MSDEMKLSQAEIDALLKGDANNATGTEGDVLSPEEADALGEMGNISFGSAATSLSALLQHRVDITTPKVSVIQVEDIKSNFPKPYVLVAVEFTEGLQGSNALAIELNDAKTIADLMLGGDGTNIEGDLNELHLSAVAEAMNQMMGGAATSMSQMLGKTTNISPPRVNVIDFATDSDSGFEMDDQIVNVEFQLRVGDLIDSKIMQLIPLRFAKDMVQMVMGNSEQSEAQSAPAQVPSGANPTTSGHPESTSAQESPLPLAHSAPKTTTEQVAATYSSRPTQHPVQVQQPEFMDFDQDNRSGAAPRNLALLYDVPLNVTVELGRAKRVIREILDLSAGSVLELDKLAGEPVDIFVNNKRIAVGEVVVIDENFGVRVTDIISQEQRVTKLSQ
- the fliM gene encoding flagellar motor switch protein FliM; this translates as MSEVLSQSEIDALLSAISSGEIDTSDIRPDERAARVRSYDFRRAMRFSKDHLRVLRRIHEQFSRLLTTHLTVQLRTVIQVQVESVDQVPYEEFIRSIPTLTVLHLMEMEPLEGRVVLEMNPQVVFAMLDRFMGGDSASPYRERELTDIEMTLMKKLVTPVTELLADSWRGVTQLEPEFVSMESNPQFLQLTTPNETVLVIAMSVRIGETSGLINLCIPHTTVEPIMPMLSNRHIMDAGHRKHADSEEEHAVKSHVLKVPVDIEVQLGNTDLTVDELLNLDVGDTIMLQQTIHDPAVVYVDGAPAFWGSIGKRNKAYAVKILRDWEGDRDGE
- a CDS encoding flagellar basal body-associated FliL family protein, which produces MKKPLVVMLIIIIAIVVIVGGGVGAFMYLTKHHSASAKASAQALTPSQAVALQVPLPQMTTNLKNQGLIQFTLILQADSKSTKSELTEMQNEIQDTVNETMRQFTPDQLKDDKGLTTLKSAISSNVNSKLQKGRVTNVYFSQVLVQ
- a CDS encoding flagellar FlbD family protein; this translates as MVRLTRLNGSEHWLNPLLIESVEATPDCVVTMTNGHKYIVRETPDEIEAMLIQFYRGIGLIAAAPGKGDE
- a CDS encoding flagellar hook-basal body complex protein is translated as MLRSMSSAISGMQAFQTDLDTVGNNIANVNTVGFKSSRTDFSDILSQTTSGGNAPSGTGLGGTNPMQVGLGVKASDIELDMSQGPDQTTSNPTDLAVNGSGMFVVSPDAKDTAGATTGTYSTMFTRAGNFTVDNSGNLVLPNGFVAMGFPANSNGTINTTAYTPTGTANLQKMNVDDLFTLSGPHGAAGTAIASAPDVQIGSDGSVSVAASDGNRYTVGYISLANFPNTAGLQKAGDNLFTATAASGQPTCGQPGDTTKNLGTVTSGELEMSNVDLSNEFAEMITAQNGYVANTHMIGTDNQVLQALVNMKNS
- a CDS encoding flagellar hook capping FlgD N-terminal domain-containing protein encodes the protein MTTPVSSTASTTSSSSSPVLNQSQQLGQDDFLKLLVAQMQNQDPLQPQDNSQMLAQLAQFTSVEQMTNVAQTETQVLSAINSLQTLMAPQMIGKSVTIDDGSGTPIQGTVDSVKFSQGQSQVVVNGTAYPTTQVVQMS
- a CDS encoding flagellar hook-length control protein FliK is translated as MKVTSSAEGLPVAHKGGNPLLSTMDPSAGGAASFDGLLAAMLGGSVQLGQTMTTQKASSKSSSQIIDGVSSSKARLGTAILMGTRQRGSTLASGASDSSSVASKAASAGVVAKAQVDVHGGADTSLLGLVISGKGAKSGLNSGTTSPEELGVSTEMVAGQSEDEPGDSVAGGKSAAVQTPSLSNKPVLNGSVANSRPTSDFLSAVSKETSSGSTSNHSGGGKLDKHQIDTKDPVSAHTAETSTGSSTNVIATMGAVTLSSGATGAESTGASYEVDTRDPNALSQFGRLISVKADAGQSQLHVQVMPQGMGQLDVTVTKGADGLQIQVVANQATTLAWLNQQLPNLQQTMEEAGINVSSMQLSFGQDNQPNQGDGRQQKPPQQRRTSAIDSAQPSSGIDGTVRSLGSTSHTGDISLSI
- a CDS encoding MotE family protein encodes the protein MATKVNGTAKPKQSAKSEGKSGAQRIVWIVFVGIVPILVAVVVVGAALQFIGVPVWKTTMQVVGVSHTKPGPSPLDEANTKYQDAQQQINSLKSQNATLAGKNQAQQGQITALETQIQTLQKELQVQGDHFQAGEKEAKVLAQMDPQAAATVLQKLGSDGAGWVVAAMGPDVSGPILQAVPADFATAVLQKAATDQVTASQSSTNSTTNGTGQ
- a CDS encoding FliI/YscN family ATPase → MEQILKQFTDTLPDQKLIRLYGKVTKVVGLTVESSGPQAVLGDLCSIRGGRAVCQAEVVGFREGKLILVPLGEMGDIGPGSEVLALHNRLSVPCGPGLLGRILDGLGRPMDGLGPIRNARPREIEQAPIDPLQRKRIEHRIQTGVRVIDSLLTVGDGQRVGIFAGSGVGKSTLLSMIARGTEADVNVIALVGERGREVREFIERDLGDEGLRRSVVVVATSDQPALIRTKAAFVATAIAEYFSDAGYHVNFMMDSVTRFAMAQREVGLAAGEPPTARGYTPSVFALLPKLLERTGPGVRGSITAFYTVLVDGDDMNDPIADTVRGILDGHIVLSRRLANAGHFPAVDVLSSVSRLFSTVVDKQHHQAAQIARAWLSKYRDIEDLLRIGAYRQGTDAETDLAIAKIPEVNAILTQATDDLTNMGETLQSLSAVTGVSE
- a CDS encoding FliH/SctL family protein; this translates as MTSLSKVLKRSNSEWLDAGVQRIPLARVPKEIGFLASGGRADPDLDLQDVDVDALIQEATERADEMLASAQVRADAMVNEATGKVEEIRRAAEQKGYEEGLKRGLADAKMEFDEWKTSEQEKLTELAESVEASRREQLVALSPVLHSLAIAVVEKLIHRELELAPPDIGSIVEDLLSYVIQSTTVQVRVHPDDYIRAREAHPKWQMMKYGDWEISIVPDASLDRGDCEIRGDTGYVDAKIQTRLDELQHALREFMSRQGEAASGADS